The sequence TGTCACGACAACGCTACTACTAGCACAAATGTCTAATAAATACAGCCAACACTATCATGAAATAAACTGATCATAAAATTAGAGCCATTGACATCAGTTGTATGATATAAGATCATTATTCGCATAATTATGTTTTGTTTAGAAACCCATAAGTATTCAAACTTATAGATACTACTATTATTTTATCTGCGTGATTATAatgacattattttattttacttaatgtAACACCAAACTATATGTAAATGTACTCAGTTTTAAGTAACATTGTATGAGACCTGATTAAATCGAATAGTGCAGGATTAGAATCTCAGACTTATTGGTTGAAAGTGTAATTGCTCTAAACACCTATACCAATGCTCTATGGACTGGATGAAACATGAGAAAAGAGGGCATAGTTTAGCTGTTTAGTTCTATATGATGCTTAAGCATACATCTAATTTTATTAACAATATATAATTTGGAGGAATAAGTATGAGAGGTGGGGGTTATAATATGCACTTTAAAAACAAAAGTCCAATGAATATGTCAAATCAATTCAACATGTTTCTATTTTTGCTTGTATTTTCCAACAAACATTGTACAGCTAGGAAGAACACactaaattattttgatttcttAGAAGATATAAGCCCACCTCTGTCATATCCaaagaagattaaattatgggtaacttctaggaactatttatggactgttattatatgtacatattcttattgtataactatcaagtaactagattacatatatttatatttctcttattataagctttcatttgacttactggctactattatacgattcaTTATTCTTAAATAATTTCCAATCTATTAGTTGCAGTCTCTCACACTCACAGACACTTTTGGCTCTATCTTgtctaattattattttacattttatggtgtgatgtggtctagtCTGCTTgcatataaaccaagtatgtctgaagtATACGATTCATATAGCGGaggctgatatttgtgttctgaaCTGAACCAGGCTGGGTTAGGCGAGAACCTACCATACAGAGGACCCAGAGTTGACTCAACGCTGGTTGTGATGGTTAACGCATCATTAGTTTAGCACACGGACAAGGTCATATAAGTCGTTGTTCTGATTGGCGATCTTGTCACGTAATATTTGACGGGCCATAGGACATAACAACTTTCATTTAAAAAACCAATTCTTTAACAATTATCGTTATCGAGAATCGTGGAAAAAAGCATAAAACATGACGAATACGAATGATATACATAAACTAAATGTAAGTAGACAATCACTAaacaagaaataaaaataatcaaaaaaaaacataatgaaCATGTAATTACCAAGACTGAACGAAGACCTCGAGCTCCTGTATGTTGACTTAATGCCAGTCGAGCAATAGCTTTTAGAGCATCAGGAGTGACTCTCAGTTCACACTAAGAATcagaacaaaaaaaacaaatagaaagGCAGAGAAGACAATCAGAATAGAGAAACAAAATAGATTAGAAAATGATATCAACTAACTGAAATGACGTACAAGATATTTAAATAAGTTATCTGAGGAGCCAATGCTATTCTTCAGACATGATCGTAATCTCTGGTCTCACAAATCATTTACTATCTCTCTTAACTTCTCCTGTTAGACCGACTTAGTCCTATTTCCCTGGCGTTGATGATACTTCAATTTTAAATTTATCTTATTATGAATCCctactcagtgatctagaggttaggcgttcgtagGCAGAActgaaggtcatgggttcgattCCAAGTTGGAGGGTTGTGTATACGGATTTCcagggagtcccatactaagacgaaatggccattcactactttcaggtttttaatggttgtcttagataggttcatgatttcaatgaaattcagcaatctctccaaccccatactgaaaatCATCATGTTGACAAACCTACTTCCACAGTTATTAAACATTATCTATTTTCTGTGACGCTTACGATCAATTTCTCCGGCTCTATAACAACTCCGTTCCAAAACTCCTGATCAGGATATACTGCCTTTTAAACAGTTCTACTGCTATCACTTTTGTTATTGTTAGTAAACAATAAAGTAGTAAACTATGGTCGAGAAATAAAAATGTTAGAAAAGTATCACACACATTTGTGACCAGTACAACTACGAGAGAATAATATTGCTGCTCATGTATGGTGACCAGGTAAGGATAACAAATCGAATAATGAGGCGGTAGTGAATCTTCGTCGACTGAAGTTATTGAGACACATGAATTATGCCTATACCCAACCACCTTTCATTTCGACGCATGATGATGGTTGATGTAGGAATGTTACTGATTGATATTACTGCTACTTCAACTAGTAGTTTCACAGTCATATTACGACACACACCGATTTACTAACAAATgtatttttacatttaaaatttcatctttgtttatgttTATGACATAAACTGCAGTGTACATTTGATCGTATAAATAACTTTACTCAAAGAATCTATATTGTTTTCTCGAACCGAATCTATGTCTAATCGGTcctactactattaatattgATGCAACTTGTAGTAATCTGACATTTCACTATGCTGATGTgctgtggcaacttgaaccgttGTGAATATGTGCCAGCTTCTGTGTTCGTATAATTGATCAACATCTCTTCGTTAGATCCCACAAACacgcacatacatgtaaataagTGCACTATTGTTTCAATTCAGAATATTTTAAGCATAATTAATAAAGTGAGAGAAATTAATTGATCATACAGTAATTATAAAACTAACACTTACACCATCAATATTAAAAAGtaattgatattgttttatcAGTGCATTACGTGGTTCTGTAAGAACACGGACAAGCATTTCTTCATTTAATGAATGTAGAACAGTAATTATAGGGAAACGACCAACGAATTCCGGTATCATCCCATAAGTAATAAGATCATTAGCTTCAACTTCTTGTAACAATTTATCACGTTCAGCATTTTCTTCATGAGCTGAACTTTCAAAACtttgaaataaatttacaaaatctGTCGTATTTGGATTGACTGATGAAGTGTAATTATCTTGTGTAGTCGATTCATTCAAAGATGTCAACATATCAAATCCAATAGTCTAAGATttgaattaaaacaaagaaCGTAGGTGAATGTGAATTCAAACTACAAAAATCTGAAAACTTATTAACTTGGGTGGAAAAAAGTTACAGGGATACTACTACTGATCAGTAATATTAGGAAATGACTTCTAGATCAATTTAACTAACATCACCACAAACTGATAGTCCAATTTACTCGATATCAAACAGAGTATTATACAGAAATATTTTTCCGGGTATGAAGTTATGGTTCCAGATAATCGATAGGAAACTAGGTTTGGTGTCGTTTGGCACTCGTCTAAGATGATCTTGGGGGGACCGATGACCCTTGGAGGACTCGATCTTGTGTCATCCAGCTCCACAATCAGAGATGTTACCAATGAGCTATCCGGGTAGACCTCCTGCAGGtgtgagatgtatttacaattgattgatcactaagtaGCAACCAATGTCATAGATTTTAAGTCCTtcgaattctattgatcaagttGCAGATATGTcatattggtcactactcagtgatcagttAACTGAAAAATACATAGCAAACCTGCAGGTCTACCCGAATAGCTTAGCGAAAACGTTTTTGACTGTGAATCTGGATCGACCCCCCCCCGAGGAGTATCAGTTTTCCGAAGATCACCTTGGTAACGAGTGACAAACGGCACCGAATCTAGTTCCCTatagactacctccaaccatcaccTTACATCTCAACATACTGAACGtgatgtcgagtcacttagatcAGTGTGTGTCATCAACCGATGACAACAGTCGATCATTATTTCCAAAATATGAATAGTAAATAGTAGAATGCTAAATTAATAGTACACTATGGTTAGCTACGTACGAAAAccttttattaaaatgaatacatACAACTTGACAGCCCTCTCACTAGTTAATGTAATCTTGGCATCAGTTCACCTGAACCTGTTAAACTGAATTCACCAATAAAACTAAGTGCTCACATCCTAAATGCATTCACGAACATTGTTGGACTCTATTAGCAAAGAAGAGAACACATCACAACTTAGATTCTTCCAATAGGAAAGTTgaatttctttttcttcaatCAGAACACTACGATACACTTCGAGAGCATAGTTGAAACGTATAAATgtaaaaaaatgaagagaaatcatATATAGATATCGAGTCCTGGAGTCAACATCACCTCTGGGATGCACGGGCGCCCAGAGCCCCAATAGAACTAAATGTCctcctgggttccactgctagccatcattcgTCTCTGTTTAAAGTGCGTGTAACTTAATGAGGATATCGGGGCAACCCGCACACGACGTACACATACCatgtgactgatcaattgcagttttaaaaCCAATGGGAAAATTTAACCAACCAATACAGGTGAATAAAACTTAGTGTTCAACTAGATCTACGGGTATATTAAGAACAACACAAATTAAGTATTTCAGATGACCTGAAATAAAAACGTAAGATAAAGGAAATTTTTTtagaacaacaaaaaaacagaaACCAATCAAACCTTTTTATGTTTTCGTCGACTAATTATCTTGTCAAGTCCATTAAATGCACCACAGGCTATAAAAAGTATGTTGGTTGTATCCACTAAGAAAGTTTCACCACGTAATTTACGCGGACTTTTGACATCAGGTACGTTAACAAGTGAACCTTCTAACAGTTTTAACATAGCCTATA comes from Schistosoma haematobium chromosome 3, whole genome shotgun sequence and encodes:
- a CDS encoding hypothetical protein (EggNog:ENOG410V5P8~COG:O), giving the protein MLKLLEGSLVNVPDVKSPRKLRGETFLVDTTNILFIACGAFNGLDKIISRRKHKKTIGFDMLTSLNESTTQDNYTSSVNPNTTDFVNLFQSFESSAHEENAERDKLLQEVEANDLITYGMIPEFVGRFPIITVLHSLNEEMLVRVLTEPRNALIKQYQLLFNIDGCELRVTPDALKAIARLALSQHTGARGLRSVLVITCSLCFFLIIFISCLVIVYLHLVYVYHSYSSCFMLFSTILDNDNC